From Apium graveolens cultivar Ventura chromosome 9, ASM990537v1, whole genome shotgun sequence, the proteins below share one genomic window:
- the LOC141685624 gene encoding uncharacterized protein LOC141685624, translated as MEGEIKQSSKLYMGLHPMFSYQSVTDDVLQSSSPNSTSTCREPFTDISNNLNQGRSSNKASNFRNRSINENNITTLSSQGGRPKGPVLGTAQSCITSTVPINKKQIKIKPSRIKESAADLFGKDAFSAEVSTHEQENAAEMFELLVDVELCFESALGNDSDEEEVIFPHEVTHTTEGYCSLGAPSEKCLKCGAIMWKEEKVNKNVKKGVYEFSICCGKGQIKLPATPPTPEYMMQLYNDPKKRNKFRRLIRIYNAMFAFSSMGDDGDDPKFCQLYIYDTEHEVENRMRWVNVVNGETVDAEVIEGLLRMLDDTNELVKCFCMARDRFKEQPVQDLKIVMKVCRPVTGRENFIGPLNEVGAIMVGYLEDTCGERDIIIEIKSDGIERISDIHPKLMALQYPLLFPNGEDGYHDDIPYIQTKNNGGKKRKRVTMKEFYAYKLQIRHHEGNTPRLGGRLFQQYIVDAFSAIEQARLWWFRTHQKVLRNDLYDNIAKIIRSGEFDTTNIGKGFILPASFLGSKRYMQQNFQDALAVCRHIGHPDIFLTMTTDPLWDEILEMMKHSPGCSAQDSPDIIARVFKMKLEQIVEDIKKKAYFGECVGTEIPDPIKDPIGYAAVSSFMIHEPCGLENTRSPCMKNMKYTKHFPKKYCARTTFDSYGFPVYKRRRSNITVKKGNAELDNQYVVPYNRDLLVKAIVELSKKNNEEDPEHKLPVDEIKAYFDGRYICGAEAAHRIFGFDIHYRSISVLRPLFHLTGKRNCTFRENEELQKVLQREKFKRSQLEAFFKLNVDDQTARCYTYDEIPKYYVSNDTDSVWTVQKRGTHIGRLLYTHHSSGEIWYLRLLLSKVRGPTSFNFLKTVDGVLYNTFKEACLKRGFLAEDNEWNEVLEERSKCGFPPQIRELFVQIMKNFQVTDLGNLWNTHWKHMGDDIIMKQRKLSGNSDRIFPDQHLQFYVLAEIDKLLRSIGKSLKQFSQMPQPPSEFLQSGSDNLIIDELSFNITEMEEEFTKLYEHCNDEQLVVYNAITNAVQSNAGGLFFVYDSGGCDATLVPGGRTAHSRFKIPIILDKKSSCGIAQKSNIPELIKCTSLIIWNEAPMKHRHAFECLDRSLRDIMKSVSLERGQMPFGGITILLGGDFRQILRVITLGSRGDIVVACITRSRLWSRAKIFILKQNMRLKQGQDERECELLRIFVEWVLKIGDGKITVADFANKYQCPQYLSERAILTPTNHIVGHLNAVIVDTIPGESCTYFSVDKAEDFGGTATDLNFAFPPEYLNSINIPGLPLHEPKLKVGVAVMLMRNLNQTLGLYISFLEWNCSQQNPNYPSNCYGKQMPLQNCYSMTINKAKGQSLQRVGLFLPKSVFTHGQFYVALYVGELYGAAHEYIFGIHL; from the exons ATGGAGGGGGAAATAAAACAGTCCTCCAAGCTTTACATGGGTCTTCATCCAATGTTTTCCTATCAGA GTGTTACTGATGATGTTCTGCAAAGTAGCTCTCCAAACTCAACTTCTACCTGTAGAGAACctttcacagacatatcaaacaACCTAAATCAAG GTCGTAGCTCGAATAAGGCTTCCAATTTTCGAAATAGATCAATCAATGAAAACAACATCACAACCCTATCCAGCCAAGGAGGACGACCTAAAGGTCCAGTTTTAG GTACTGCTCAATCATGTATCACCTCCACTGTACCTATCAATAAGAAACAGATAAAGATTAAACCGAGCAGAATAAAAGAGTCAGCTGCTGATTTATTTGGTAAAGATGCATTTAGTGCAGAGGTCTCAACTCATGAACAAGAGAATGCTGCTGAGATGTTTGAATTGTTGGTAGACGTCGAATTGTGTTTCGAATCTG CTCTTGGAAATGATAGTGATGAGGAAGAAGTTATATTCCCACATGAAGTTACTCATACAACAGAAG GTTACTGCAGTTTGGGGGCTCCTTCTGAGAAATGTCTGAAATGTGGAGCCATAATGTGGAAAGAAGAGAAGGTCAATAAGAATGTGAAGAAGGGTGTGTATGAATTTTCTATATGTTGTGGGAAGGGCCAAATAAAATTACCAGCAACACCTCCAACACCCGAGTATATGATGCAGTTGTATAATGACCCCAAAAAAAGAAACAAGTTCCGACGTTTGATTAGGATCTACAATGCAATGTTTGCATTCTCTTCCATGGGAG ATGATGGTGATGATCcaaagttttgtcaattgtatATCTATGATACGGAGCATGAGGTGGAAAACAGAATGCGGTGGGTAAATGTAGTTAATGGTGAGACGGTAGATGCTGAAGTTATCGAAGGTTTGTTGCGTATGTTGGATGACACAAATGAATTGGTCAAATGCTTCTGCATGGCCCGTGATCGTTTCAAAGAACAACCAGTACAAGATTTGAAGATTGTGATGAAAGTTTGTAGGCCTGTAACTGGTCGGGAAAATTTCATAGGGCCGTTAAATGAAGTTGGTGCAATCATGGTTGGATATTTAGAAGATACATGTGGTGAAAGGGATATAATAATTGAGATCAAAAGTGATGGTATTGAACGTATATCTGACATACATCCCAAACTAATGGCCTTGCAATATCCTCTTCTTTTTCCTAATGGAGAGGATGGTTATCATGATGACATCCCTTATATTCAGACTAAAAACAATGGCGGTAAAAAGCGAAAAAGAGTGACAATGAAGGAGTTTTATGCCTACAAGTTACAAATCAGGCATCATGAAG GGAATACCCCTAGGCTTGGTGGCAGATTGTTTCAACAATATATTGTTGATGCCTTCTCAGCCATTGAGCAAGCGCGCTTATGGTGGTTCCGTACTCACCAGAAAGTTCTACGCAATGATCTTTATGATAATATTGCCAAAATTATCAGAAGTGGGGAATTTGATACAACTAACATTGGAAAAGGTTTCATACTTCCTGCCAGCTTTCTTGGGTCAAAAAGGTATATGCAACAAAATTTCCAAGACGCTCTTGCGGTTTGTCGGCATATTGGTCATCCTGATATTTTCCTTACAATGACCACAGATCCGCTTTGGGATGAGATTTTGGAGATGATGAAACACAGTCCAGGTTGCTCTGCTCAGGACTCTCCTGATATAATAGCTCGCGTGTTCAAGATGAAACTTGAACAGATTGTAGAGGATATCAAGAAAAAAGCGTATTTTGGCGAGTGTGTTGGAA CTGAGATTCCTGATCCTATCAAGGATCCCATTGGCTATGCTGCAGTTTCTTCCTTTATGATTCACGAGCCCTGTGGATTGGAGAACACAAGATCTCCATGCATGAAGAATATGAAATACACCAAACACTTCCCCAAAAA GTACTGTGCGCGAACTACATTTGACAGTTATGGATTCCCTGTATACAAGCGTCGCAGAAGCAACATTACTGTGAAGAAGGGAAATGCTGAGCTCGACAACCAGTATGTTGTGCCCTACAACCGTGATCTCTTGGTAAA GGCGATAGTTGAATTATCTAAAAAGAACAATGAAGAGGACCCTGAACATAAACTACCTGTCGACGAGATTAAAGCTTATTTCGATGGTAGGTACATATGTGGTGCAGAGGCTGCTCATCGTATCTTTGGATTTGATATACACTATCGATCCATTTCCGTTCTTCGCCCATTATTTCATTTGACTGGTAAGCGTAATTGTACATTTCGGGAGAACGAGGAGCTGCAGAAAGTTTTGCAAAGGGAGAAATTCAAAAGAAGTCAACTGGAAGCATTTTTCAAACTCAATGTTGATGATCAGACTGCCAGGTGCTACACTTACGATGAAATTCCAAAGTATTATGTTTCGAATGACACGGACAGTGTGTGGACTGTACAAAAAAGAGGAACACATATTGGCAGACTATTATACACTCATCACAGTTCGGGTGAAATTTGGTACCTGCGTTTGTTATTGTCCAAGGTTCGCGGTCCAACTTCGTTTAATTTTCTAAAAACTGTTGATGGGGTGCTTTACAACACATTCAAAGAGGCATGCCTTAAACGTGGTTTTCTAGCTGAAGACAATGAATGGAACGAAGTGCTAGAAGAACGTTCAAAATGCGGTTTTCCTCCTCAAATTCGTGAGCTTTTTgtacaaattatgaaaaattttCAAGTAACAGATCTTGGAAATTTATGGAACACACATTGGAAACATATGGGCGACGATATTATCATGAAGCAACGCAAGTTATCAGGAAATAGTGATCGTATTTTTCCTGACCAGCATCTTCAGTTTTACGTGTTGGCAG AAATTGATAAATTGTTGAGGTCTATCGGGAAGTCATTGAAGCAATTCAGCCAGATGCCGCAACCCCCATCCGAGTTTCTACAATCTGGTTCAGATAATTTGATTATTGATGAACTCAGTTTCAATATTACTGAGATGGAGGAAGAATTTACTAAGTTGTACGAGCATTGCAATGACGAACAACTTGTTGTGTACAATGCAATAACGAATGCTGTACAAAGTAATGCTGGTGGATTATTTTTTGTTTACGACAGTGGAGGATGCG ATGCAACTCTAGTGCCTGGCGGAAGAACTGCTCACTCACGCTTCAAAATACCAATTATATTGGACAAAAAATCTTCATGTGGAATTGCTCAAAAGTCTAATATACCAGAGTTGATAAAATGCACAAGTCTTATTATTTGGAACGAGGCACCAATGAAACACCGTCATGCATTTGAGTGTCTAGATCGTTCACTCAGAGATATTATGAAATCTGTCAGCCTTGAAAGAGGTCAAATGCCTTTTGGTGGTATAACAATCCTACTAGGTGGAGATTTCAGGCAGATTTTACGAGTTATTACTTTGGGTTCACGTGGTGATATTGTTGTTGCATGTATTACAAGGTCAAGGTTATGGTCTAGAGCGAAGATTTTTATTCTCAAACAGAATATGAGGCTTAAGCAGGGTCAAGACGAAAGAGAGTGTGAACTTTTAAGAATTTTTGTTGAATGGGTATTAAAAATTGGTGATGGAAAGATTACAGTTGCAG ATTTTGCTAACAAGTACCAGTGCCCCCAATATTTGAGTGAGCGAGCTATTTTGACACCAACAAATCATATTGTTGGTCACCTAAATGCAGTTATTGTTGACACTATCCCTGGAGAGTCCTGTACATATTTCAGTGTGGACAAGGCTGAAGATTTTGGCGGTACTGCAACTGATCTTAACTTTGCTTTTCCGCCTGAATATCTCAATTCAATTAACATTCCAGGTCTACCTCTACATGAACCTAAACTTAAGGTTGGTGTTGCTGTAATGCTCATGAGGAACCTAAATCAGACACTGGGTCTTT ACATTTCATTCCTAGAATGGAATTGTTCCCAACAGAATCCAAATTACCCTTCAAATTGTTACGGAAAGCAGATGCCTTTACAAAACTGCTACTCAATGACCATTAACAAAGCCAAGGGCCAGTCGCTGCAGAGAGTTGGTCTGTTTTTGCCCAAATCAGTTTTTACACATGGACAATTCTATGTGGCT TTATATGTTGGAGAACTTTATGGTGCTGCCCACGAATACATTTTTGGAATACATTTATGA